A segment of the Bos javanicus breed banteng chromosome 22, ARS-OSU_banteng_1.0, whole genome shotgun sequence genome:
GGCAGTGGTCAAGCTACAATCCTGGGTCCGCATGTGGTGCATCCGCCTTCGTTATTTACGTTTGCTCCATGCCGTCCGCATCATCCAGGTCTATTGGCGCTGGCATAGTTGTCATACCCGTGGTTTCATTCAGGGCCATTATGACCTCAAAGAAAACCAACTGAATCTTCAACTTGAAATCTCTTTGGGTTCACAAGCTTGTAGAGTACAACAATGCATACCACTTCCAATAAAGGAATGACCAGGTCTGCTATATCTGTGTCCCCAGCTCTTTTGTCAGACATACCTCAAGAAGGTCATTAGGCTAAGGATGGCAAACACTTCAGTTCaggtttagttcagtcgctcagtcgtgtctgactctgcgaccccatgaatcgcagcacgccaggcctccctgtccatcaccaactcccggagttcactcaaattcatgttcatcgagtcggtgatgccatccagccatctcatcctctgtcatccccttcttctcctgccttcaatcactcccagcatcagggtctttttcaatgagtcaactcttcgcatgaggtggccaaagtactggagtttcagctttagcatcattccttccaaagaacacccaggactgatctcctctagaatggactggctggatctccttgcagtccaagggactctcaagagtcttctccaacaccacagttcaaaagcatcaattctttggtgctcagttttcttcacagtccaactctcacatccatacacgaccactgggaaaaccatagccttgactagacgaacctttgttggcaaagtaatgtctctgcttttcaatatgctgtctaggttggtcataactttccttccaaggagtaagtgtcttttaatttcatggctgcaatcaccatctgcagtgactttggagcccaaaaaataaagtctgacactgtttccactgtttccccatctatttcccatgaagtgatgggaccagatgccatgatcttagttttctgaatgctgagctttaagccaacttattcactctcctctttcactttcatcaagaggctttttagttcctcttcactttctgccataagggtggtatcatctgcatatctgaggttattgatatttctcccagcaatcttgattccagcttgtgcttcttccagcccagcgtttctcatgatgtactctgcatataagttaaataagcagggtgacaatacacagccttgacgtactccttttcctatttggaaccagtctgttgttccatgtccagttctaactgttgcttcctgacctgcatacaaatttctcaagaggcagatcaggtggtctggtattcccatctcttgaagaattttccacagtttattgtgacccataccatcaaaggctttggcatagtcaataaagcagaaatagatgtttttctggaactctcttgctttttccatgatccagaggatgttggcaatttgacctctggttcctctgctttttctaaaaccagcttgaacatctggaagttcacggttcatgtactgcttaagcctggcttggagaattttgagcattacttgactagcatgtgagatgagtgcaattgtgcggtaatttgagcattctttggcattgcctttctttgggactggaatgaaaactgaccttttccagtcctgtggccactgctgagttttccaaatttgctggcctattgagtgtagaactttcacagcatcatctttcaggatttgaaatagctcaactggaattccatcacctccactagctttgtttatagtgatgctttctaaggcccacttgacttcacattccaggatgtctggctctaggtcagtgatcacaccattgtgattatctgggtcgtgaagatcttttttgtacagttctgtgtattcttaccacctcttcttaatattttctgcttctgttaggtccataccgtttctgtcctttatcaagcccatctttgcatgaaatgttcccttggtatctctaattttcttgaaaagatctctagtctttcccattctgttgttttcctctatttctttgcattgattgctgaggaaggctttcttatctctccttgctattctttggaactctgcattaagatgcttatatctttctttttctcctttgcttttcgcttctcttcttttcacagctatttgtaaggcctccccagacagccattttgcttttttgcatttcttttccatggggatggtcttgatccatctcctgtataatgtcatgaacctccatccatagttcattaggcactctatcagatctagtcccttaaatctatttctcacttccactgtatacttgtaagagatttgatttaggtcatacctgaatggtctagtggtttttcctactttcttcaa
Coding sequences within it:
- the LOC133235711 gene encoding IQ domain-containing protein F5 isoform X2, which codes for MGPKVKIVRKEENKAIVSIQAWWRGTLVRRTLLHAALRAWIIQCWWKQKLVLLMENRRRVALDAFARQEWAVVKLQSWVRMWCIRLRYLRLLHAVRIIQVYWRWHSCHTRGFIQGHYDLKENQLNLQLEISLGSQACRVQQCIPLPIKE